Proteins from a single region of Gemmatimonadaceae bacterium:
- a CDS encoding helix-turn-helix transcriptional regulator, translated as MRRQKALTKAFGAVINGERKRLGMSQERLGLRAKIHPTYISQLERGLKSPSLEVIAALAKALGRKPHELIRTAEEKTH; from the coding sequence ATGCGACGGCAGAAGGCGCTAACCAAAGCGTTCGGTGCGGTGATTAACGGCGAGCGAAAGCGGCTGGGGATGTCCCAAGAGCGCTTGGGCCTGCGCGCCAAAATCCATCCGACCTACATCTCCCAACTCGAACGCGGCCTCAAATCGCCGTCGCTGGAAGTCATCGCAGCCTTAGCCAAGGCGCTTGGCAGGAAGCCACACGAGTTGATCCGCACGGCCGAGGAGAAAACGCACTAA
- a CDS encoding tyrosine-type recombinase/integrase, which translates to MTIQERSPAQDREMWSYVTGKKGKNRIRVFAWPAKGNSFWIDYRENGKRIKKSLGHSDHDRAIRQAEEVASRLSPDSARPAAGAVLTLQTLFDIYEREVTPQKKSGSAKGHDRRTLPLFLTCFGSDRRPDSLNVRDWQSFIRRRLSGELAPKYKRDDKGKIVFTPVRARVVEQDLKLLLAVLNWAERARGDGTGYLLDRNPLRGLKLPREESPQRPMFTPEQCSALLRAAQEHSATAERFVMLAWYTGHRSGAIRQLRWSDIDTEGGTIRWRAEVDKIGYEHRNPMHSDLNAFLKRERSRVGAIGDAWVFPHETDPKKPMPRECAVQELWPALRNAAGVPAGERYGWHSFRRAFANALRDVPLRELKDLGGWKNQGTVVAVYLRPDENAQRSALAKLAVGTR; encoded by the coding sequence ATGACAATACAGGAGCGCTCTCCGGCGCAGGATCGCGAGATGTGGTCGTACGTCACCGGCAAGAAGGGCAAGAATCGCATTCGGGTTTTTGCGTGGCCGGCGAAAGGCAACTCGTTCTGGATCGACTACCGAGAGAACGGCAAGCGCATCAAGAAGTCACTCGGGCACTCGGACCACGACCGCGCGATTCGGCAAGCCGAAGAGGTAGCATCACGGTTGAGCCCTGACAGTGCTCGGCCGGCAGCGGGCGCGGTACTAACGCTGCAAACGCTTTTTGACATCTACGAACGTGAGGTCACCCCGCAGAAGAAATCAGGAAGCGCCAAGGGACATGATCGGCGTACGCTGCCGCTGTTCCTGACGTGCTTCGGTAGTGATCGCCGGCCCGATTCGTTGAACGTGCGTGACTGGCAGAGCTTCATCCGACGCAGATTGTCGGGCGAGCTGGCGCCGAAGTACAAGCGCGATGACAAGGGCAAGATCGTGTTTACTCCGGTGCGCGCACGAGTCGTCGAACAGGATTTGAAGTTGTTGCTCGCCGTTCTGAACTGGGCTGAACGTGCTCGCGGCGATGGTACCGGCTACCTGCTCGACCGAAATCCGTTGCGCGGACTGAAGCTGCCTCGGGAAGAAAGTCCACAGCGGCCGATGTTCACTCCCGAGCAGTGTTCGGCGCTTCTCCGCGCTGCCCAAGAACATTCGGCCACAGCAGAACGGTTTGTAATGCTCGCGTGGTATACTGGGCACCGTTCCGGAGCTATCCGGCAGCTACGTTGGTCGGATATCGACACCGAGGGCGGTACGATTCGTTGGCGCGCCGAGGTGGACAAGATTGGGTATGAGCACCGAAACCCGATGCATTCCGACCTAAACGCCTTTCTAAAGCGCGAACGGTCGCGGGTTGGTGCAATCGGCGACGCATGGGTATTCCCGCACGAAACCGACCCAAAGAAGCCAATGCCGCGTGAATGCGCTGTGCAGGAGCTATGGCCTGCCCTGCGCAATGCGGCCGGGGTTCCAGCCGGCGAGCGCTACGGTTGGCACTCGTTCCGTCGGGCTTTTGCCAATGCCCTGCGTGACGTGCCGTTGCGCGAGCTAAAGGACCTTGGGGGCTGGAAAAACCAAGGAACGGTCGTGGCCGTGTACCTGCGGCCCGACGAAAACGCGCAGCGCTCCGCGCTGGCCAAACTGGCAGTCGGTACCCGTTAG
- a CDS encoding AAA family ATPase, translated as MLARGNRRPDTAETERVLHSGQIPKELRRLRQWVAVRFEPNPSQPSKPAKVPYCDEQTRASHADPETWLSYRQARGLARAKGFAGIGFVFTDADPYVGVDLDGCRNPDSGEIAKWAKRIVKVLSSYTELSQSGTGLHIVVKGRLPSGIRHKFDRLIGMAGGKKAAIEVYERVRYFMMTGHVHEARRRIARSRSGLDWLIRRYLTPSVPGTTIDVPRHNLQMQDDEVIALAASINRSEFHRLFVAGETRAPKTQSESDYQLACMFVQVVGGDLERIERLMRRSALKREKWDRHRSYLKRTIAAAINAAGLTSITPNHTEQRFFPSLRFVMDNPELMEKPTALVPLIAWRGRVTLLAGREKQAGKSTLLAAAAKAVAQAKQFLGADTCERPAPVLWISADEEHTADVATRFLPIGASRDRIALLYPSGSLSERLAELERTVEHTKPALVIIDTLSNFARVRDPFSSTEWPEILLRIKRLARTHDAAIVLVHHTAKNSPKEYRDSTSIGATVDQIVILSQIAGAPSRERELDSRGRMTGVEEVRIGWDGRTYSVVPSPAASLAHRVCQFLESHGPASQRAVETAIRGDRERLRRMLRDLVKGGTLVREKGARRAYMYSLV; from the coding sequence ATGCTCGCGCGCGGAAATCGCAGACCCGACACAGCTGAGACCGAACGAGTCCTGCACTCTGGGCAAATCCCGAAGGAGTTGCGACGCCTGCGTCAGTGGGTGGCAGTTCGATTCGAACCGAATCCAAGTCAGCCGAGCAAGCCGGCAAAGGTGCCGTATTGCGACGAGCAAACCCGCGCGAGCCACGCTGATCCCGAGACTTGGCTATCGTACCGGCAGGCACGAGGGCTGGCGCGGGCCAAGGGATTCGCCGGAATCGGATTCGTGTTTACCGATGCCGACCCGTATGTCGGAGTTGATCTCGACGGGTGTCGCAATCCCGACAGCGGCGAGATTGCAAAATGGGCAAAACGAATCGTCAAGGTTCTGTCTTCGTACACGGAGCTGTCCCAGTCAGGCACCGGCCTTCACATCGTCGTTAAGGGGCGTCTGCCGTCCGGAATTCGGCACAAGTTTGATCGATTAATTGGCATGGCGGGCGGTAAGAAGGCCGCGATAGAGGTATACGAGCGCGTTCGATACTTCATGATGACGGGCCACGTGCACGAGGCGCGGCGCCGGATTGCGCGTTCGCGGTCGGGATTGGATTGGTTGATTCGGCGGTATCTAACGCCGTCAGTCCCTGGCACCACGATCGACGTGCCCCGCCACAACCTACAAATGCAAGATGACGAGGTGATTGCGCTCGCTGCGTCGATCAACAGATCGGAGTTTCATCGTTTGTTCGTTGCGGGCGAGACGCGGGCACCGAAGACGCAGAGCGAAAGCGACTACCAACTGGCCTGCATGTTCGTGCAAGTCGTTGGCGGAGACCTCGAGCGAATCGAGCGCTTAATGCGGCGGTCGGCGCTCAAACGAGAAAAGTGGGATCGACATCGCTCGTACTTGAAGCGCACGATCGCGGCCGCCATCAACGCCGCGGGTCTGACGAGCATCACACCGAATCATACGGAACAACGATTCTTCCCCTCGTTGCGATTTGTTATGGACAATCCCGAGCTGATGGAAAAGCCGACGGCGCTTGTGCCTCTCATCGCATGGCGCGGTCGCGTAACGCTGCTTGCCGGGCGAGAAAAACAAGCGGGCAAGTCCACTCTACTAGCCGCCGCTGCCAAAGCCGTTGCTCAGGCAAAACAGTTCCTTGGAGCGGACACATGCGAGAGGCCCGCGCCTGTTCTTTGGATAAGCGCGGATGAAGAGCACACAGCGGATGTGGCAACCCGGTTCTTGCCAATCGGTGCTAGCCGTGACCGGATCGCACTCCTGTACCCGTCCGGTTCACTGAGCGAACGACTCGCGGAGCTTGAACGAACCGTTGAGCACACGAAGCCAGCTCTCGTCATCATCGACACTCTCTCGAATTTCGCTCGAGTGCGAGATCCATTCTCTTCAACCGAGTGGCCCGAAATCTTGCTGCGCATCAAACGGCTGGCCAGAACGCACGACGCGGCAATCGTGCTGGTCCATCATACCGCGAAGAACTCGCCAAAGGAGTATCGTGACTCAACCTCGATCGGCGCGACGGTTGACCAAATAGTGATTCTCTCGCAGATCGCGGGCGCGCCATCTAGGGAGAGAGAGCTCGATTCCAGGGGTCGGATGACAGGCGTGGAAGAGGTGAGGATTGGGTGGGACGGGAGAACCTATTCCGTTGTACCCAGCCCTGCGGCAAGTCTCGCGCACCGAGTCTGCCAGTTTCTTGAAAGCCACGGGCCCGCTAGCCAACGCGCAGTCGAAACCGCAATTCGGGGAGATAGGGAACGTCTCCGCAGAATGCTCAGAGATCTGGTCAAGGGCGGCACGCTCGTTCGCGAAAAGGGCGCTCGCCGCGCCTACATGTACTCGCTCGTCTGA